tccaactaggaactgaattgttgattttagatttaattgattgggAACTTCAAACTGTTTTTGAGGTTAGCCTTTTGTCCCAATGTCTTATGAATCGTAACAAGTTACAAAAATAAGAacatttttgataataaaaaaatgaattattgaaatttcattattataaaatcgaaaacctgaatttaaatattatccgaaccagaatattgtttttaaaaagcataatgcatgattttgttatgagcagattggaatatttcaaatgtaccgccacataatggccgctccataaggaacacgagtgtcataacctgtatttatagaccttggttcactgtcactgttgtgtgggAATCCAGCGTCAGTATTATtgggttacaaaaattattgcaTGTGTTACATTTAGCAATCTATTATTTGAAATCGATCTAGTGGTGAACTCACGTGACTTTGGATATTTCCCAGGTGGCTAGCTTCTTGATCATAGGCACCACCTGGTTATGATGCATCAGTATCCTCACCAGTGGCTGTGCCGCGTCTATCTTGTTTGGAATGATTTCTCCTAATAAATAACAGGTACTTGATGTGATCGGCTGAAACAAATTTAACAATACAATTTAATTAAACTAAATACAAAACTAATAAACATGGAAAAATTCACCATGAAAGTTCAGTCTAAAAATTATTGACACGATAGAATTaagtaattataattatgttgaaaatttgaaaattactcacttGCTAAGTAACAGATATAATCAAGTTATGTTACAATACGATTTTTCTCCCCCGTTTGAGATGTGTTCaaacaaaattcattattattttttcctgattTTTTTCTCGTTTGAGATGCGTTCAACTGaagttcattttattttgttattcggTCTTCATATTTCctttgaataatatgaaatttgataaaacaCGTTTTGAGTACAGTCTAGAaactcttagggccggtttccgagctcgggatttagctaagttctagacttcaaacagaaaattggctttcgcTACGTTCTAGACCTTAAACAGCTGAGtgagaaaattggctttccgaaacggtgcgtagtcgcagtaaaacGACTAacgatttttaaattaaattcgaaaaactagaaaattgtaaaaaaaagatATAATGGTGCaaagttttgaattatttaggaatgttttatttcgtcaaggaaaaacgtttccaattatagaaatgagaaaatagagaTTATCATTAAAACTGTGACTATgcccaatacctactattacttctatTTACTCAAGTAATAGTAGATATTGctatgccccgtttcggaaagtcaattttctgattccagctgtttaaagtctagaacttagctaaatcccgagctcggaaaccggccctatatctataccttactgtttctgtacgaATGCAGATATAATCAGCAAATGATTGAGATGCGCATGTTCGTGGCGTGCAAGTCTGTACCCAGCTTTACGCGTAGGAAATTAAATCGCTTCAACTATCATGTGGAGAAATAATTGATTCCAAAACTGAACTTCCAATTCACAAAACTAATATTCAGTAAGGAACTGATGGATTAATGTCCTGTAAGAAAATGTGAATATAGTTCTTGAAATGTATGTATTTAGGGctactcattttttaaattgtgttttcaatctgttattttatattgaaaacttttcaaaaaagggtacaatgatgttattttataaatagatgaatatagTTATACAAGAAAACTATCAAGTAACTAAGTacaaactaattaataatttaaattaagtTTGAAAGTGTTTGTTATGTCTGACCTGAACGGCAGGACTCTGTAGCACTAGATCCCTAAGCTTGTTGTAGAGTTCGGCTTGGAATACGTGGTCAGCAGTGTAGTGTATCCTGAGTCGCAGTGAACCCATGTTGTTCTCCTCAGCCCCCAGCACTGAAGGTGAAGACAACTTGGAGACGCCGCGCTTCCTCGGCTGCAGGAAATACCTACACCAACAAAAGACTTTTAAGTCACTACAAAAATTAACAACTTAAGCAAAATCGTCAAATAAATGGAAGTACGAAGTAATTAAATTTGCTAAGGATTTTAATAGGACTACTTAAATTGTTTAACTATTATAGTAATCACTACTACCCTTGTGGTACTTGATAAAAGTGAAGCCAGTTaacatattcatattttataacaAAGTTCAAGATTAAGGTACACAATAACACAAGCCTATTTGTCAAGTTCTACTTTAACGCCATTTTACATCTTAATGTTCATCGATCTCACAGTCGATGTACACACAACCAATAATCGATACACTACACTATCTTCCCTTGATATATCGATCTCACAGTCGATGTACACACAACCAATAATCGATACACTACACTATCTTCCCATCGATCTCACAGTCGATGTACACACAACCAATAATCGATACACTACACTATCTTCCTccttaaaaataagaataataaccTACATATTGTTAAACATAATGTTACTCAAAAAACTACAATTCATTACATCCAAAAAATTTTGgttgattcataaattcaatttcatattaaATCCAGTTTCCATAATTctaatttcattatattattatttcaaatcatccttATCATCAATAACTTATTCATAATCATCCAAATATTTTGGTTTTACAACTACCATACCACCCCTAGTGCGTCTCTGACCAGACCTTTTTTCAATGATGGGAGAATACTCTATTCTTCCATTGTTttctttatacttttttataaaaacagaACTAGTTTCGAACACTAATGTCAAATCAAGttttgacacttgaaaatggcatgagtgcTCGAAGCTAGTAGTTGTGTTTATAAAAAAAGTATAAAGAGGGTACTAGTAATTAAGTagtttataaaatatgtattgatgttGTAGAACGTCTTCATAATTGTGATGGAATTGTTAATGAAGATTCATTAGAGAAGAGGAAAAATTACAATCACTTTTAAATTGCTATGGCAATGTTAAGAGATTAGAAGAGTGTTGAATGAAGATAACTGCATTAAATGTATTCCTTAGTTGAGAAAAGAGATACAATCCTTCAATAGAAATACGAATACAAGAAACAAAATCTATTATAAGTAtgagaaaaacaaaaaactttttttcaaatttctatggGAAGAGGATATtgccatagagtaaagatagcataagtagatatcccatggtataggtcgtttatgtttcaaatttcaagcctaTTTCtagttaactcaagccgattactatggactactgtctattattactgttttggtcgactgagagtgtaagaacgacaCAGCATGAGAGACTACAGGCGTCACATAGCtccacgaaaaataactactaggactatccgcttgagttaacagtgaaatttggaacattaacgccctataccatgggatatcttcgtatgctatattttctctatgatactagtACTtaagaaatttattgaatatgtaTTGATATTGTGAAACTTCTCCATAATGGAATTGTTAATTAAGATACATTAGTCAAGAGAAAAATTACAATCAGTTTTAAATATTGCTATGGGAATTTTATGAAATTAGAAGAGTGTTGAATGAAGATAACTGCATTAAATGTATTCATTAGTTGAGAAAAGAAATACAATCCTTCAATAGAAATACCaatacaagaacaaaatctattaTATGTATGAGAAAAACagaaaactttttttcaaatatctatGAGGATATtgccatagagtaaagatagcataagtagatatcccatgttcaaatttcaagcctATTTCtagttaactcaagccgattactatgGACTACAGtctttattactgttttggtcgactgagagtgtaagaacgacaCAGCATGAGAGACTACAGGCGTCACATAGTTCCACggaaaataactactaggactatcagcttgagttaacagtgaaatttgtaacatgaacgccctataccatgggatatcttcgtatgctatcttttctctatgatactagtacttaagaatttattgaatatgTATTGATATTGTAAAACTTCTCCATAATGGAATTGTTAATGAAGATTCATTAGTCAGAGAAAAATTAACAATCAGTTTTAAATTGCTATGGGAATTTTATGAAATTAGAAGTGTTGAATGAAGATAAAtccattaataattaataattcaatagaaaTACCAATACGAGAACAAAATCTATTATATATGTATGAGAACAACAGGAAAACTTtctcaaaatttctacgagaagaatttaaaatgaaGAGGATATTTCTTTCTTTGACTTCATTAGTTGAGAAAgaaatttcaaacaattaaaGAACTACATGACATGGTAAAATTGTGATTTGTAGTGAAATGTCCATTTTGATTCAAAATagtaaaaactataaaaaatgaatgttgtAATGTAGTTAGTAAGTTTACCAAGCATTGCAGGAAgcatgctgctgctgctgttggcCCATGAGTGGAATCCTCACTTCACCCAGGAACACATTGTTGCCAGGTGCGTCGTGGAACAGGGTCACCACAATCTCTGACCACTCAGCCTCACTTTGAGATATCTTGTAACGAGTGTCAGTGCCTCGGCCCCCTCTCAGTAActgaaatcaacaaacaaaaacaacATGACAAAACAGAAATATCACAAAGAAAATTTAAagcataatttttcaattgtaatgataGCATTACACTTATTAAtgaaagttttgttttattcttgagtagcatagccacctccaataaaaggccctggcctacgatattgcaacgtcgcagtgtaaaCCTAGATCTAATATATGATTGgtgaaaagatcagctggtattttttaaaatctttttcaccaatcatgtattagattgtaggctacactgcgacgttgcagtATTGTAGGCCGCGGCCTGTATTAGAGGTGACTATGGTGATAGTCAACAAACGAGTTATGAAGTGGATTTTTGTGATTAACGGTCTTAGAGACTTTCATTATAGTATTGCTGTATCAAACATTGTAATTTTCTTGATAATATGGTAggttctatcatcattcacttGGAAGTGCgactattttatattatatataagagTATTCTAGATTGATAGAGGCTGAGTAGTAGAGAGGGCTTGAAAGTATCAACTACgccagataaaaaatattttcatttcatacaTAGATTAAACCTATTTCGGAccatgtgttatctaaatttgggagaggaatagcacaaggttaccttatttttcctctccccataattttgatgatgtacttattgtatgaatgaataaagaaagatACTTTATTCATTGAAAGATAAAGCCCACTGAATTTATCGTGAAATGAAAGTACAAATTCTACTATAAGATATAGCATAAAGATACTTTATTCATTTAACACAGCATAATAAACACAAGCACACAATTGAATGTCGTCAAGTGAAAGATGCAGTCCACTGAATTTATCTTGAAATGAAAGTATAAATTCTACTATAagatatagcataagaagatatcccatgataaaggacgtttatgttccaaattacactgttaactcaagctgatagtccaagtagttctttttcgtgaagctatgttacgctggtagtctctcatactgcgTGCCTTTCTTACACTCTCCcgctaatacagtaataatcaacagtaattttgcttgagataacaaaaaaaaaacgccttgaaatttaaaacataaACCACCTTTATCTGGAATATCTATAAATGCTATATTTGATATGCTATCTATGCATCTATGCATATATCTATCTTTATATGCTATATATGCTATCTATCATGCTATATTTTGATAGCACTTCTGATATGACATTTTGATTCGGACAGTATAGTATGAATTCTCATACCAATTATATGtgcacaatgtgataaataaatgtcGTGCCTACCTCGAAGGTGATAAGCTCGTCGAAGACGGGCGAGTTTGATTTCTTGCGCACTTTGGTGCGGCGGGTCTCCACTTTGCCGTTGGTGAGCCGCACGGCGACCGATGCGAACGGGTCGCAGCAGCCGTTGCTCAGAGTCAGGTCGCTGCACTCCTTCACGTCGATGCACAGCCGCTCAGACAGTGTCTCCAAACAGTGCTCCAGCTTCACTTCCAAGTGCACTTTGCCCTGTAAACGTTTTTCAAATTAGTATAAAACACTTCACAAtcgatgttgctttccatgacgaaacactatataataactctgttgtagttcagacagtgtgttacttgtaaatatttgaaaaacaattacttttcttggagtattgaggaatgcatcaGCCccgaggctgatgaagctcctcttcaggattgaaatgcattcctcaatactccaagaaaaggaagtgtttttcaaatatttacaagtaacacagtgtctgaactacaacagagTTACTTCAAAATCGATAGTAGGTATGTTCATTGAAAGGAGAAACAACAATAACATTGAGTTTGCTTCATGAGTAATCAAAATTCAATCAACACTTCAAAATGACTTTATGCAACGACTAGAAAATTATAACACTGTTTTCGATGCTGGTGGCACCAAAATTTAAACTCGGTTTCTGATGATGGCAGGAGGTTTCttaattttgtcaaattttcaCTAAATGAAGTTTTCAGTCTTCGGGGAGAATTACAGCATttactttggattttcgtttaataataattaataattattataattttcagttTGACTTTTTTCATACTGAATTTTCAATTCGTAAATATTTCAGATTATTAAGTTTTCATTGCGTCaagttattcattcattattatagtttatcaagtttttactTCGACAATTTTTCAGTTAGTCTAATTCTCATAAAGTTCTCaattcatcaagttttcaaaacatcaagttttcaatttatcaagttttcagttcgtaaAGTTATCAGTCAGTCTTctcttcagtttttcaagtttacTGTTCACTCTCTCTGTGTAGCTTTTCACCTATTGTTATTTCAATCTTCTTAccatattatatagtgaggtccaattATAATAGCagttgattagcaatggtattggtatccttgtctatcattcaacaaagcggatagtgctatctctttctcgctttaactctgttgccagatcttcttttaacaatgtagaattaataatcaattaacaaaatatttcatcttaattacaaaaatacattattaaattattgaaaaatataatttcttacttaataaaatataattgattattttaaacaagaatgaacagttaatattacatcaataaacctgtattggctactgtctatagaaggcattgacaagacagagtatcGGGAACGTTgatctcccatctttctccacggccattataacgtggacctcactataggctagTTGGTTGATTTCTAACCTTACAAGTCACAAAGTGATACTTTATTTGAATGGTTgcagataaaatttaatagtctATGCAACAGTTTCatatcatttgtactgctgttattagattaaaaaatgtatttcttatttttaaaactcgtggctggagctcaaggcttctttttccagtcacgccaaaaaactattgtaatttaattattttgtttgtaaaaatatttcttgtatttggcaatagattcattattcattattattcattcataataatatggtCTTTGAAGCACTCGTGAGATGTTTAAGCCACGCGTTAGATTGCTACGCTCGCTCACTTGTGAATCAACTTTACATCTAACTCGTGCTTTAAAGACCCTCATTAGCctcattataaaactgttgtataaacTACGATTATGGTTTTATCCAacttgaatcaagttgatgGTAAATAAATACCTTTATGATTCATTTTGTTCACTTTTAAATAGAACTTCTACAACTGACTTATCAAGTCTGGACGCGTTCAGGGCACTGGACCCCATCTTCAGCAGGCAAAGAACCATTAATTTCAGATTGTAGTTGCTGACTAACCTGCACTTCCGTGTCTGGATTGACGGCCCGGATGGGGAACCAGTGGTCCTTGTTGTGATAGAGCTGCAGCTCGTCGCGTTTGATGGCCACTTTGCCGATGATGCGATCCGACTTGTCGTGGTCGTACACGTAGATGCTCAGGTAGCGGAATCGCCGCGGCACACCGAACTGGAATTCCTCGCCGAAGAACGGACTGCAAGCAGAAAAAcaagtattaataattatagtaatGGATCAGATTCACCAAAATTTGCCAATTGgcaatcaagttttcagtttgattATCATTATCAGCTATCAAATCGGGATTGTATTGAATTCTTTAAGGTGGGCCTTCCACTGGAGCCGATTTCTttcgaactagcatcggccgaaaactaccgaacgatcccccaacaaagaaatcTATAGATGCTACAtgcattgcaacaggttcatacgtccgAGCACGGCCGATgaagttttcgatccgaattgaatgggattttccagccgaactaactagtggagctgagacaacaaagtgttcctaacctaaaattgtttcagtcttgttttttttttttttgaagttgttctgttttataaagttgtaactatggacaatgaaaagttgataagtttggttaaagagcatgttccattgtgggatatgagagacaaaagatatcatcgttgtGATgctcaaaggaatctgtgagCAAAGATTGctcaataatgaataactaattcagtggatatttgtttattcaattttcaaaatctcaatataatcattgtttatgaaaaaatttgGTGGTAGTAGTTAATGATAGTagctaattcaataattggccaCTAGACTgccgtaaacggttccaatggacgaccatattcgacCGAATTAAAGGCCGgtagattcgtccgatccaacggccgaacggatcggttgaatacggttccagtagACGGTTACCCTAATGGTTCAACCTCAGTTATCAACTGATGGATTAACAGGGTCAATTGTTTTCTCCGTTTGGTAGTCACTtgcttttcaatattttcaggcTTCGCAAGTGGGATGAATGTATTCTCGTTATTTGAGTCCATCTCAGTTTAAACTTCTCATGAAGATGGACTCACATAGCGAGGATAAATTCATCCCACTTCCGAAGcttaattaaaatattgaaaagcaAGTGACTACCAAAACGGAGAAAACAATTGACCCTGTTAATCCATCAGTTAATAACGAGGTTGAACCCTTGGAGAATACAATACAATCCCGATATGatagctgataataataatgaaagataTGTTTGAAATTGTCAGATTGtttgaaatcaatttccttTGAATGTATCAAACAGCCAAAACCTTTGTCTTATTCTTTCTTTGGTGAATAGGgaacaaatataatattgttatagaGAAGCTTTGCAATACAATAAAACACATAAATTAACTAGATTGTAATGCACATTATGAATTGAAGTGGAAAACACAAAACATTCATgaaaaaaacacaaatttggaaatttgaagTAGAACTGCAATATTCAATCTATGATCCATCACAATacattagaaattattgtacgTGTCTTATTTCTAGTCTTAGAATTAGCAGATAAGAGTTTTTAGGACGATGTTATAAAACCAATGAGTAAGGCCCgatgcacaaaagccagttaaattttaaccgtgactaactttacgagaaccaatcacggttaaaatttaaccgtcttttgtgcaaccggcactaagaggAATTGATTAAATGGAAGAGTgaaggagaggaaaataaaaaagaaactagGAAAAATacagatgaagatgaagagagaaaaaataaaaaggaagtcgaggagaaaaatacagatgaagatggagagagaaaataaaaagGAAGTCGAGGAGAAAACTAATTAGAATTGCATCTCTTAATACGTTCGATaatattattcagtttataattttaaaatttattaaagagttatcaatattgctaGTTATTATACAAAGTGTATATGTCAGCATATCAAATCTACATGATATAAAGGAAGGTAATCCAATCACATCGCTTCTTTTTATATCATTCCCATTCATTTACTATAATAtccatcaatattgaaaaaaatgaaaaaagaaaaacaatgaCCTACAGTAAAAATTAAAAGATTCAGAGAGAAAATTAAATACAGTAATACAAATTCTACCTCTAACTGATAGCTGTTTGAGGGAAGCTAGCATCAAAAAATCGAGATCAAATGTTGTTACATAGGGTAGTTTTCGATGTTGAGTGGTAGAGGACACTAGAAGTCCTAACTCCGTCTaatgaagattttttttaatttcagagTTAATATCAAACACGGATAATAAGCCATTGATAAGATAATATTCTTAGGGATAATCTCACTCAAGAGTTTTTTCGATTGTAGATGTTCTAAAAATTTCTTCTTGATCGAGTGATAGTGCGCAGAATACGTCGCGTTCTGAAACTGACCCATGGTGACGACTAGGCAGGTTTTTCGCTTCTCCTGCAACAAACatttatcataaatcaataaaatattcaattaattacGGAGGCAAATACATTACAACCGCTTCTAGGATACTGCAATTTTAATTACATCAAGATAGTATTGGTGAAATACATGAGACCTGTAGTTTAAGGCGAACA
This sequence is a window from Nilaparvata lugens isolate BPH unplaced genomic scaffold, ASM1435652v1 scaffold4732, whole genome shotgun sequence. Protein-coding genes within it:
- the LOC120355775 gene encoding GTPase-activating protein-like is translated as MFVAGEAKNLPSRHHGSVSERDVFCALSLDQEEIFRTSTIEKTLDPFFGEEFQFGVPRRFRYLSIYVYDHDKSDRIIGKVAIKRDELQLYHNKDHWFPIRAVNPDTEVQGKVHLEVKLEHCLETLSERLCIDVKECSDLTLSNGCCDPFASVAVRLTNGKVETRRTKVRKKSNSPVFDELITFELLRGGRGTDTRYKISQSEAEWSEIVVTLFHDAPGNNVFLGEVRIPLMGQQQQQHASCNAWYFLQPRKRGVSKLSSPSVLGAEENNMGSLRLRIHYTADHVFQAELYNKLRDLVLQSPAVQPITSSTCYLLGEIIPNKIDAAQPLVRILMHHNQVVPMIKKLATWEISKVTDANTIFRGNTLVSKMMDEVMRLAGLHYLHETLRPVLDQVFLERKPCEIDPAKVKDRTTIQSNLANLKEYVGNIFKAITSSALQCPTILCQVFHDLRELAAAYFPDNKEVRYSVISGFIFLRFFAPAILGPRLFDLTNEQIDTQLNRTLTLISKTIQSLCNLVSARSPRCNEDYMISMYQAFNTETHITAVRQ